In Jaculus jaculus isolate mJacJac1 chromosome 2, mJacJac1.mat.Y.cur, whole genome shotgun sequence, the genomic window CCCGACAGGTAGCATGGTGAAGCCCGTGAGCCCCGCGGGCACCTTCACGTCGGCCGTGCCCCTGCGCATCCTGAACAAAGGGCCCGACTACTTCCGCAGGCAGGCCGAGCCCAACCCCAAGAGACTGAGCGCCGTGGAGCGGCTGGAGGCCGACAAGGCCAAGTACGTGAAGAGCCAGGAGGTGATCAACGCCAAGCAGGAGCCCGTGAAGCCGGCCGTGCTGGCCAAGCCCCCGGTGTGCCCCGGCGCCAAGCGCGCGCTGGGGAGCCCCACGCTCAAGGTGCTGGGCAACCACGCCAAGACCGAGAGCGGCGTGCAGCGCGAGACCCTCAAGCTGGAGATCCTCAAGAACATCATCAACAGCTCCGAGGGCTCCAGCGCGGGCTCGGGCCACAAGCACGGCTCCCGCAACTGGACCCCGCACCGGGCCGACGCCACCGACCTGCACCGGCACTCGTTCGCCGAGTCGCTGAAGGTCTACCCCACGCCGGGCCGCGGCAGCCCGCAGGAGACCAGCTCCCACGTGGGCAGGAGGCTGCTGGAGCAGTCGGCCGAGTCCTTCCTGCACGTGTCGCACAGCTCCTCGGACATCCGCAAAGTGACCAGCGCCAAGCCCCTCCGAGCGATCCCCTGCAGCAGCTCCgcccctcccctgcctcccaagcCCAAGGCGGCCGCGGTGAAGTCCCCCGAGGCCGACCCCGTGGTGGAACCCGCGTGCAGCGTCAGCCGGAGGCCCTCCCTCCAGCGGTCCAAGTCAGACTTGAGCGACAGGTATTTCCGAGTGGACGCGGACGTGGAGAGGTTCTTCAACTACTGCGGACTGGACCCCGAAGAACTGGAAAACCTCGGCATGGAGAACTTCGCGAGGGCTAACTCCGACATCATATCCCT contains:
- the Fam110b gene encoding protein FAM110B, with the translated sequence MPTEALPTGSMVKPVSPAGTFTSAVPLRILNKGPDYFRRQAEPNPKRLSAVERLEADKAKYVKSQEVINAKQEPVKPAVLAKPPVCPGAKRALGSPTLKVLGNHAKTESGVQRETLKLEILKNIINSSEGSSAGSGHKHGSRNWTPHRADATDLHRHSFAESLKVYPTPGRGSPQETSSHVGRRLLEQSAESFLHVSHSSSDIRKVTSAKPLRAIPCSSSAPPLPPKPKAAAVKSPEADPVVEPACSVSRRPSLQRSKSDLSDRYFRVDADVERFFNYCGLDPEELENLGMENFARANSDIISLNFRSASMISSDCEQSQDSNSDLRNDDSANDRVPYGISAIERNARIIKWLYSIKQARESQKVSHV